Proteins found in one Methanospirillum hungatei JF-1 genomic segment:
- the amrS gene encoding AmmeMemoRadiSam system radical SAM enzyme, with translation MEARHYSRDDAGIMHCNLCNHHCRIADTKTGICGVRRSIRGQLIAETYGRVSSEAVDPIEKKPLYHFLPGTLSYSLGGVGCNFSCSHCQNWHISHASFDSIRQKTLSPEEGVKRAIASGSSSISWTYNEPTIWFEYTQDMARLAHQQGLKTVYVTNGYMTEDALTDLAPDLDAWRVDIKAFTEEFYHKVCRARLQPVLDTAIRAKELGLHIEVVHLMIPGLNDSPEETGRLISWVIDNLGQDTPVHFTRFHPDFQMQETPATPIRTLERAFHLAKEKGLRYPYLGNVPGHEYEQTWCPHCNNLLIGRSGYTVGPIHLHHGKCAHCGKETGIITYI, from the coding sequence ATGGAAGCGCGACACTATTCCCGTGATGATGCGGGTATCATGCATTGCAATCTGTGTAATCATCATTGCAGGATTGCTGATACAAAAACTGGTATATGCGGTGTCAGGAGATCCATACGTGGCCAGCTAATCGCAGAGACCTATGGCAGGGTTTCATCTGAAGCCGTTGATCCCATCGAGAAAAAACCACTATACCATTTTCTCCCCGGAACACTCTCATATTCCCTGGGCGGAGTCGGGTGTAACTTCTCCTGCAGCCATTGCCAGAACTGGCATATCTCACACGCCAGTTTTGACAGCATCCGGCAAAAGACTCTCTCTCCTGAAGAGGGAGTAAAAAGGGCGATTGCATCAGGATCATCATCGATATCATGGACATATAATGAGCCGACCATCTGGTTTGAGTATACCCAGGATATGGCCAGACTTGCCCACCAGCAGGGTCTGAAAACCGTATACGTGACGAATGGATACATGACCGAAGATGCTCTGACAGATCTTGCCCCTGACCTTGATGCCTGGCGGGTAGATATCAAGGCCTTTACCGAGGAGTTCTACCATAAGGTCTGCAGGGCGCGTCTACAACCCGTTCTTGACACAGCCATACGTGCAAAAGAACTTGGGCTTCACATAGAGGTAGTCCATCTTATGATCCCTGGCCTGAACGATTCACCGGAAGAGACCGGCCGACTAATCTCATGGGTGATTGACAATCTTGGGCAAGACACTCCCGTTCACTTTACCAGGTTTCATCCTGATTTCCAAATGCAGGAAACACCAGCAACCCCTATCAGAACCCTCGAACGTGCTTTCCACCTCGCCAAGGAGAAAGGACTCCGGTATCCCTATCTTGGGAATGTCCCCGGACATGAATATGAACAGACATGGTGCCCCCATTGCAATAACCTCCTGATTGGGCGGTCAGGATATACAGTCGGACCAATTCATCTGCATCATGGCAAATGCGCCCATTGTGGAAAAGAGACCGGCATCATCACATACATATGA